A part of Melittangium boletus DSM 14713 genomic DNA contains:
- a CDS encoding IS3 family transposase, translated as MREPYPKPSERANTRAAPSFRRARPRGVAATTGQVKELGRELSRKEQALAEARALVTLSKNAKGLVLGGRGRLHAPDVRRQVCRLVAQAMADGARLSSACRLLGISGRSVQRWRKHERAQDGRLQARRRPANRLSDQERGLVLDLLHAPGFQGLSPRQIVPRLADQGVYLASESTMYRLLRSHKRAECAKDLRTRARRGLERRVWAPNQVWSWDITYLNGPLRGSFLYLYMMMDVFSRRIMGWKIHREERAEHAARFVRAVCEENGINPAGLVLHSDNGRPMKGTTMLGTLRQLGIMPSFSRPQVSNDNPHAEALFSLMKRHKDYPASAFSSLESACAWMARFTSWYNDEHRHGSLCFVSPNDRYFGRDDSVLARRRRVYEEARRQAPVRWSSGPRRWSPPVPVHMTVWPSVGPHALQEEYIIPATPLLANAQSHHGGILV; from the coding sequence ATGCGTGAGCCGTACCCAAAGCCATCCGAGCGCGCGAACACCCGGGCCGCTCCCTCCTTCCGGCGTGCCCGGCCTCGTGGTGTGGCGGCGACAACCGGCCAGGTGAAGGAGCTCGGCAGGGAGCTGAGCCGCAAGGAACAGGCGCTCGCGGAGGCGCGGGCGCTGGTGACGCTGTCGAAGAACGCGAAAGGACTCGTGCTGGGAGGCCGGGGGCGGCTCCATGCTCCGGACGTCCGGCGTCAGGTGTGCCGGCTCGTGGCGCAGGCCATGGCGGATGGCGCGCGGTTGTCTTCGGCGTGCCGGTTGCTGGGCATCTCGGGGCGGAGCGTGCAACGGTGGCGCAAACACGAGCGCGCCCAGGATGGACGGCTCCAGGCGCGCCGCCGCCCCGCCAACCGGCTCAGCGACCAGGAGCGCGGGCTCGTGTTGGACTTGCTCCACGCGCCGGGCTTCCAGGGGCTTTCTCCCAGGCAGATCGTTCCGAGGCTCGCGGATCAGGGCGTCTATCTGGCCTCGGAGTCCACCATGTACCGCTTGCTCCGGTCGCACAAACGCGCGGAGTGCGCCAAGGACCTCCGCACCCGCGCCCGGCGGGGACTCGAGCGGCGCGTGTGGGCGCCCAACCAGGTCTGGAGCTGGGACATCACCTACCTGAATGGCCCGCTCCGAGGCTCCTTCCTCTATCTCTACATGATGATGGATGTCTTCAGCCGCCGCATCATGGGGTGGAAGATCCATCGCGAGGAGCGCGCCGAGCACGCCGCCCGCTTCGTGCGCGCGGTGTGCGAGGAGAACGGCATCAATCCGGCGGGGCTGGTGTTGCACTCCGACAATGGGCGGCCCATGAAGGGTACCACGATGCTGGGCACCCTGCGGCAATTGGGCATCATGCCCTCGTTCAGCCGTCCCCAGGTCAGCAACGACAATCCCCATGCCGAGGCGCTGTTCAGCCTCATGAAGAGACACAAGGACTATCCCGCCTCGGCCTTCTCTTCCCTGGAGAGCGCGTGTGCCTGGATGGCCCGGTTCACCTCCTGGTACAACGACGAACATCGCCACGGAAGCCTGTGTTTCGTCTCTCCCAATGACAGGTATTTCGGGCGCGATGACTCGGTGCTCGCGAGGCGGCGCCGGGTCTACGAGGAGGCCCGGCGTCAAGCGCCCGTCCGCTGGTCCTCGGGGCCGAGGCGTTGGTCTCCTCCGGTTCCGGTCCATATGACGGTCTGGCCCTCCGTGGGCCCCCATGCGCTTCAGGAAGAGTATATAATTCCAGCCACTCCGCTCCTCGCGAACGCGCAATCCCACCACGGAGGGATTCTTGTTTGA
- a CDS encoding ABC transporter ATP-binding protein encodes MSSDVILRTHGLTRAFHQVKAVDGVDLELRRGEVYGFLGRNGAGKTTTLRMLMGILRADQGEIELMGERVRRVGIAQKRHLGYVSQEQVFYPWMTARELGRFVSGFFAQWDDTEFQRLLRVLDVPETRKAAQLSGGTRMKLGLALALAHRPPLLILDEPTAGLDPVARREFLDILRDQVRREGQTALFSSHLVGEVEEVAHRIGILHEGRLRFQGSLDTLRQSTRRVVEEAMGAPLPAGWTLVRRERLEDGRMARVLFAEPEAWSTGAFPPETVEPLSLENIFLAYARRSDES; translated from the coding sequence ATGTCTTCCGACGTCATCCTCCGCACGCATGGGCTCACCCGCGCCTTCCATCAGGTCAAGGCCGTGGATGGAGTGGATCTCGAATTGCGGCGTGGCGAGGTCTACGGCTTCCTGGGCCGCAATGGCGCGGGGAAGACGACCACGCTGCGCATGCTGATGGGCATCCTCCGGGCGGACCAGGGCGAAATCGAGCTGATGGGCGAGCGCGTGCGCCGCGTGGGGATCGCCCAGAAGCGGCACCTCGGCTACGTGTCGCAGGAGCAGGTCTTCTACCCGTGGATGACCGCACGGGAGCTGGGACGGTTCGTCTCCGGCTTCTTCGCCCAATGGGATGACACGGAGTTCCAACGGCTCCTCCGGGTGCTGGACGTGCCGGAGACGCGCAAGGCCGCGCAGTTGTCCGGTGGCACGCGCATGAAGCTGGGACTGGCGCTCGCGCTGGCCCACCGGCCGCCCCTGCTCATCCTCGACGAGCCCACGGCGGGGTTGGATCCCGTGGCGCGGCGCGAGTTCCTCGACATCCTCCGCGACCAGGTCCGGCGCGAGGGGCAGACCGCGCTCTTCTCCTCGCACCTCGTCGGCGAGGTGGAGGAGGTGGCGCACCGCATCGGCATCCTCCACGAGGGGCGGCTGCGCTTCCAGGGGAGCCTCGACACGCTGCGCCAATCCACCCGGCGGGTGGTGGAGGAGGCGATGGGGGCGCCCCTGCCCGCGGGCTGGACGCTCGTGCGGCGCGAGCGCCTGGAGGATGGGCGCATGGCCCGGGTTCTCTTCGCCGAGCCGGAGGCCTGGAGCACCGGAGCCTTTCCTCCGGAGACCGTGGAGCCCTTGTCGCTCGAGAACATCTTCCTCGCCTATGCGCGGAGATCGGACGAGTCATGA
- a CDS encoding Gfo/Idh/MocA family protein — translation MIRVGLVGIGAQTKENILPSLLQIPDIQIVAACDMSLERAEEVKSYVRDVQVFKDVATMIDCMGPDALVLACPPQAHRDISLLAIERGIHVFVEKPPCFTLHELKDMIDAAARKRVVTAVGLNFRFARPIQHLRKIASSEKFGQPVHVQINHYAGKPRAPMWGLTSTLRSFLLAQTIHSIDLTTAFGKDHVTDVRSNVQHGSDAMLARIDISFSSGRSASILTGSMFPYFEFDMKVVSDKSNMITLDNLWNITLHDAEIASQVVGGDKRWRNAWQPGPLDSGYVRSGYFGELTGFFNAIRSGTRFEADFESMIPTFQVIEQVCATEIQPGIVAPPALRVMGEQQRSVARG, via the coding sequence TTGATACGCGTTGGATTGGTTGGCATCGGGGCCCAGACGAAGGAAAACATCCTTCCCTCGCTGTTGCAGATCCCCGATATTCAGATAGTCGCCGCTTGCGATATGTCTCTCGAGCGCGCGGAAGAGGTGAAGAGCTACGTGCGTGACGTCCAGGTGTTCAAGGACGTCGCGACGATGATCGACTGCATGGGTCCGGACGCGCTGGTGCTGGCCTGTCCTCCCCAGGCGCATCGGGATATCTCCCTGTTGGCGATCGAGCGCGGCATCCATGTCTTCGTGGAGAAGCCGCCGTGCTTCACGCTCCATGAGCTCAAGGACATGATCGACGCGGCGGCGCGCAAGCGGGTGGTGACCGCGGTGGGCCTCAACTTCCGCTTCGCCCGCCCGATCCAGCACCTGCGCAAGATCGCGTCGAGCGAGAAGTTCGGCCAGCCCGTGCACGTGCAGATCAACCACTACGCGGGCAAGCCGCGCGCGCCCATGTGGGGTCTCACCTCCACCCTTCGCTCGTTCCTGCTCGCGCAGACGATCCACTCGATCGATCTGACGACGGCGTTCGGCAAGGACCACGTGACCGATGTCCGCTCCAACGTCCAGCACGGCTCCGACGCCATGCTCGCGCGGATCGACATCTCGTTCTCGTCCGGGCGCTCCGCGTCCATCCTGACGGGCAGCATGTTCCCCTACTTCGAGTTCGACATGAAGGTGGTCAGCGACAAGTCGAACATGATCACCTTGGACAATCTGTGGAACATCACGCTCCACGATGCCGAGATCGCCTCGCAGGTGGTGGGCGGAGACAAGCGCTGGCGCAATGCCTGGCAGCCGGGTCCGCTGGACTCGGGTTATGTCCGCAGCGGCTACTTCGGTGAGCTGACGGGCTTCTTCAACGCGATCCGCTCCGGCACCCGCTTCGAGGCGGATTTCGAGAGCATGATTCCCACCTTCCAGGTGATCGAGCAGGTGTGCGCGACGGAAATCCAGCCCGGTATCGTGGCGCCTCCGGCCCTGCGTGTCATGGGTGAGCAGCAGAGGAGCGTGGCCCGTGGCTGA
- a CDS encoding DegT/DnrJ/EryC1/StrS family aminotransferase — protein MAETSAQTKRVISDKYRASHEDDQSTLAAALDRGLSGTSDTVSDYEAALRGYFSHRNAIAISSGGAAITVALVAAGVKAGDEVVLTPTCPLCTVYPVMDMGAKPVFVDTRPDGFGVDLADLERVVTKKTRAIIEIPMWGMPTQVDELQKAARKAGIPLILDLAHSHGSTLHGRSLSAYGDLSCYSTHERKPLATGEGGFILTDNDDLAKRCRDYSRFGNLNGRDFGLNFKLGALAAALGTNRIKYLDRQLEARRKNAERFLSQLKHPSVREFTRIEGGKHNYYFLTLRTSFANNRRFIDYLDDHGVPSDIKRYGCRCLYDFPAVEQYRRPCPNGERLLNSMTTIPVHPALSGDDMDYMVGLINAYREG, from the coding sequence GTGGCTGAGACATCCGCGCAGACCAAGCGAGTCATTTCCGACAAGTACCGCGCGAGCCACGAGGACGATCAGTCCACCCTGGCCGCCGCCCTGGACCGGGGTTTGTCCGGGACGTCCGACACGGTCTCCGATTACGAGGCGGCCCTCCGTGGCTACTTCTCGCACCGCAACGCCATCGCCATCTCGTCCGGCGGCGCCGCCATCACGGTGGCGCTGGTGGCCGCGGGCGTGAAGGCGGGCGACGAGGTGGTGTTGACGCCGACCTGCCCGCTCTGCACCGTCTACCCGGTGATGGACATGGGCGCCAAGCCGGTGTTCGTGGACACCCGTCCGGATGGCTTCGGTGTGGACCTCGCGGACCTGGAACGGGTGGTGACCAAGAAGACCCGGGCCATCATTGAAATCCCCATGTGGGGCATGCCGACCCAGGTGGATGAGCTCCAGAAGGCCGCGCGCAAGGCGGGCATTCCGCTCATCCTCGACCTCGCCCACTCGCACGGCTCCACGCTGCATGGACGCTCGCTCTCCGCGTACGGAGACCTGTCCTGCTACAGCACCCACGAGCGCAAGCCGCTGGCCACCGGCGAGGGCGGGTTCATCCTCACGGACAACGATGACCTGGCCAAGCGCTGCCGGGATTACAGCCGGTTCGGCAATCTCAACGGCCGCGACTTCGGCTTGAACTTCAAGCTGGGCGCGCTCGCCGCCGCGCTCGGTACCAACCGGATCAAGTACCTGGATCGGCAACTGGAGGCGCGCCGTAAGAACGCGGAGCGGTTCCTGTCCCAGCTCAAGCACCCGTCCGTGCGCGAGTTCACCCGGATCGAGGGCGGGAAGCACAACTACTACTTCCTCACCCTGCGCACGAGCTTCGCCAACAACCGCCGCTTCATCGACTACCTGGACGATCACGGCGTTCCGTCGGACATCAAGCGCTATGGCTGCCGCTGCCTGTACGACTTCCCGGCGGTGGAGCAGTACCGCCGGCCGTGCCCCAATGGCGAGCGGTTGTTGAACAGCATGACCACCATTCCCGTCCACCCGGCGCTGTCGGGTGACGATATGGACTACATGGTAGGCCTCATCAACGCCTACCGAGAGGGGTAG
- a CDS encoding HTTM domain-containing protein, whose product MSWRQRLSQPVDAAFLIALRVFLGAVLTVAVVRYFLHGWIGAYYVAPQVYFPFHGFGWLRPLPGWGMYALFALLGLLALGLMVGAWPRACAALFGGLFAYVQLLDRSHYLNHYYLVCILCGLLALMPLSEGASRGTVPAWTLYTLRAQFLGVYLFSGLAKWQPDWLVRHQPMHMWLSTSEGARRLAPLFSIDTLAALSSWGGAAIVSFAPPLLLLKPVRPYAYAALVAFHVLSGALLPLGIFPWLMVLALLVFFEPGWPRRWWRGITPGTPSPVASPVPRWILAVLGVHFLVQGLLPLRHWLYPGDVLWNEEGFRFSWHLKIREKHGRVRFFATDPRTGARWELRPEGLLTDKQAGRMLTQPDLVLAFAHVLAERTGIPGVEVRADVQVSLNGRPWSPLIDPQVNLAAERDGFAPKPWILPKPD is encoded by the coding sequence ATGTCCTGGCGCCAGCGGTTGTCCCAGCCGGTGGACGCGGCGTTCCTGATCGCACTGCGCGTGTTCCTGGGCGCGGTGCTCACGGTGGCCGTGGTCCGCTACTTCCTGCACGGGTGGATTGGCGCCTACTACGTCGCGCCCCAGGTGTATTTCCCCTTTCATGGTTTCGGGTGGCTGCGGCCACTGCCCGGATGGGGAATGTACGCGCTCTTCGCGCTGCTGGGCCTGCTCGCCCTGGGGCTGATGGTGGGGGCGTGGCCGAGGGCGTGCGCGGCGCTCTTCGGAGGGCTGTTCGCCTACGTGCAGCTCCTCGATCGCTCGCACTACCTCAACCATTACTACCTGGTGTGCATCCTGTGCGGGCTGCTGGCGCTGATGCCGCTGTCCGAGGGGGCCTCCCGGGGCACCGTGCCCGCCTGGACGTTGTACACCCTGCGCGCCCAGTTCCTCGGGGTGTACCTGTTCTCGGGGCTCGCCAAGTGGCAGCCGGATTGGCTCGTGCGCCATCAGCCCATGCACATGTGGCTGTCCACGAGCGAGGGGGCTCGCCGCCTCGCGCCCCTGTTCTCCATCGACACCCTGGCGGCGTTGAGCAGCTGGGGCGGCGCCGCCATCGTGTCGTTCGCCCCGCCGCTGCTGCTGCTCAAGCCCGTCCGGCCGTATGCCTATGCGGCGCTCGTGGCCTTCCATGTGCTGTCGGGCGCGCTGCTGCCCCTGGGCATCTTTCCCTGGCTCATGGTGCTGGCGCTGCTCGTCTTCTTCGAGCCGGGATGGCCCCGGCGCTGGTGGCGCGGAATCACCCCGGGGACTCCTTCCCCGGTGGCCTCGCCGGTCCCCCGGTGGATCCTCGCCGTGCTGGGCGTGCACTTCCTCGTGCAAGGGCTCCTGCCGCTGCGCCACTGGCTGTATCCAGGCGATGTGCTGTGGAACGAGGAGGGCTTTCGCTTCAGCTGGCACTTGAAGATCCGCGAGAAGCACGGACGCGTCCGCTTCTTCGCCACGGATCCCCGCACGGGCGCGCGGTGGGAACTGCGTCCCGAGGGTCTGCTCACCGACAAGCAGGCGGGCCGGATGCTGACCCAGCCAGACCTCGTCCTCGCTTTCGCGCACGTGCTCGCCGAGCGCACGGGCATTCCCGGCGTCGAGGTGCGCGCGGACGTCCAGGTGTCCCTCAACGGGCGACCCTGGAGTCCCCTCATCGATCCCCAGGTGAACCTCGCCGCCGAGCGGGATGGTTTCGCACCCAAACCGTGGATTCTCCCAAAGCCGGACTAA